The Salvia miltiorrhiza cultivar Shanhuang (shh) chromosome 2, IMPLAD_Smil_shh, whole genome shotgun sequence DNA window ATTTCGAGAAATTGACGAACACAAGTCCACCATTATCtgcaaaaagaaataaaaaaactatataaaaaCTCATTTCATTCCCTTCAAATTCCCGCAATACAAATACAAACACAATTCCCAGCATCATCATTCATCACCATGGAAAAGGCGAATTTCAGAACCCAGATTCTAACCAGGCACCTCCAAAATCacggcgtcgccgccgcctccggcgccgTATCGCGCTCGCCGTGCCTCAGCTACGCGCCGCCGGAGGCCTCGGAGCGGCCGCCTTCGTTCGACGTGAGCTCGATGCGGAAATTGATGGACGGCCACAATTTGGGGGAGAGGGATTGGCTGTTCAGCCTAATGCTGAAGAGCAAGCTGTTCAACCCGAAATCGAGGGGTGGGAGAGTCTTCGTGGCGCCCGATTACAACCAGTCGATGGAGCAGCAGCGGGAGATGACGATGAAGAGGATTCAGTATCTGCTGGATCACGGCGTCTTCGAGGGGTGGATGACGGCCAAGGGATTCGAAGCTGAGATGCGGAAGCTCGCGCTTTTGGAGGTTATCGAGATCTTCGATCACTCTCTCGCGATCAAAATTGGCGTCCACTTCTTTTTGTGGTATATTTCTCTGCTTTTCGCTAAATGTTGGTTTTGCTTTAAGATTGGATTGCTTGAGCAAATTAATAGTGTATAGATTAATGAACTATGACCAAATTCTGGCTTTGCACGCTACAAAATAGATCTGCAAATAAAATACCGCATTTTCAACTGATTCTGATTTTGCGACTGGAATCAGATTACTACCAAATTGATGCCGACATGTATGTCGGCATCAATTTGGGGGTAAACTGGTTCCGAACGCAAACTCAGAATCAATGAAAGGTACAATAATTTCTAGACATAATCTTTTCGTGGCGTGCAATATTAGAATTTGATCAAAGTTCGTTAATTTCTAGACATAATCTTTTGTAGAACTAGTATCACTATAGTGAACTTGTTTGAAGTCTGGAGATTTAGTTTTCGAATGATTTTGTTATGATTGATCTGATTGGTATGCTTTCTTCATTCGTTTCTTCTAGATGAGAAATTGTTTGTGAGATTTTTGTATGTGTTGGTGGTTCAGGGGTGGTGCGATCCAGTTTTTCGGTACAAAAAGGCACCATGAGAAGTGGCTGCGCGCCACGGAAACTTACTTGATGAAGGGCTGCTTTGCAATGACAGAGTTGGGACATGGAAGTAATGTATGTAGAATATTGATTGATTTTGGATTGGTTATTTTGAAATCTTGAGGCACTCGGCTTCTCATGTGTTCAGGTTCGAGGCATTGAGACGATCACCACGTACGATCCTAGCACCGAAGAGTTTGTCATCAACACTCCCTGCGAATCAGCTCAGAAGTACTGGATCGGTGGAGCAGCTAACGTACTAATCCCATTCCAAACTCTTGTGTTACTGATTGCTTTTGAATTGCACTGTTTATACCTATAACCTAACAAGGTCTTCGATGAATGATGTTGCAGCACGCAACGCACACAGTGGTCTTCTCGCAGCTCAACATCGAGGGCAAGAACGAGGGTGTCCATGCTTTCATCACCCAGATCAGAGATGCAGATGGTAACGTCTGCCCCAATATTCGGATCGCTGACTGTGGACACAAGATTGGCTTGAATGGTGTTGACAACGGGCGAATATGGTAAAAGAATCCCCCTTCAGATTCTGTTGGATATGAGTTATATATCTGTCTCAGACCTTGGCACTCTGTATCTTCTTCAGGTTTGATAACGTCCGCATACCCAGGGAAAGTATATTGAACTCGGTTGCTGACGTTTCTTCCGATGGAAAATATCTGAGTGCGATAAAGGATCCCGACCAGGTTAGGGCCGATAAGTTCGTGTTATGTCAGTCATTCGGTCTAAATACCGCATGCTAATTGCCTGATCTTTCTTTAAAAGGTTCGTTCACGCCATCAACGAACCTCTGCTTCGTAGTTGTCCGATTCTTGTGCTGAATCTCTCATTGACATCACTTGGCTTTGAATAGTGTGAATGTGTGATGTGGTGATCTAGATAATTTTTTTCGAGTAACACGTGAAAACCGACGTATACTATATTGACGACTGACGAGCATCAATACGTGCAGAGGTTTGGTGCATTCATGGCGCCTTTGACATCCGGACGCGTTACAATAGCAGTCAGTGCCATTTACATGGCAAAGGTGACTTCTATGAGTAGTTTCCATTTAGTTCTAACTCTAAGTATAGGTCTCTCTTTCTAGCTGTTTGCACCTGTTTTCTCTTCAAGTAACTTGATGGCTTGCCTTTCTTTCAACAGATGAGTTTAGCTATTGCCATAAGATATTCATTGACGAGGAGAGCATTCTCTGTTACACCCGACGGTGCTGAAGTTCTTCTGCTCGATTACCCTAGTCATCAGCGCCGCCTTCTGCCTCTTCTGGCAAAAACGTCGGTTGTTtcgtgttgtttttgtttttgtttttgttcgtaaCCAATGTATGCTTTCCATCGCATCACGATCTTCTTGTTTCGGGTGCTGCAGATATGCTATGAGCTTCGCTGGCAACTACTTGAAACTGCTATACGTGCGGAGGACCCCTCAGCTGATCAAAACGCTTCACGTAGTCTCCAGCGGATTCAAGGCGGCACTCACGTGGCACAACATGCGAACTCTTCAGGAGTGCCGTGAGGCGTGTGGAGGGCAAGGGTTGAAGACAGAGAACCGTATCGGTCAGCTGAAAGGCGAATACGACGTGCAATCTACTTTCGAGGGCGACAACAATGTCCTTATGCAACAGGTATATTATAGTTAGCAACCCACACACCACACTCTTACAACCTCGTCGTTAGCTGTCTGAATCTGAGGGGAAATCATCTGTTGCAGGTTAGCAAGGCACTGTTAGCAGAGTACGTCGCGACGAAAAGGAAAAACATACCGTTTAAAGAGTTAGGATTGGAACACATGAACAAATCTTGCCCTACGATTCCCTCTCAACTGTCAGCTTCCACAGTGCATAGCTCCCAGTTTCAGGTCTAGACAAATGCTTCTTCCAAAAAGGTTAATTTTGAAGCATTGCAAAGTCTTAACTATTCAACTGTTCATCCGTAACAGAATGATATCTTCTGTCTGAGAGAAAGAGACCTATTAAACCGCTTTGCTGCTGAAGTCTCAAGATACCAAGCTCAGGGAGAAAGCAAAGAGTCTGCTTTTATCGCGGTATTGATTGATTTAGCAAACACGAACTGAATCTCAAATTTCGATTCTGTCTCTAACCCGTGGTATGTATCTTACTTCTGCAGAGTTATCAGCTCGCCGAAGATCTGGGCAGAGCCTTCACGGACCGTGCAATCTTGCAGACTTTCATGGAAGCTGAGAACAGTGTGACAGACGCGTCCTTGAAGGTGCGTCTAAGTTAACTTGACTATAGAAATTCATGTTCGTGTAAAATCTGTGCGGACCCTAAATTTGTTCGTCAACGATGCAGAACGTGTTGAGCCTCATGAGGTCCATGTACGTTATGGTGACGTTGGATGAAGATCCTGCGTTTCTCCGGTATGGCTACTTAACAACGGAGAATGCTGCGACAGTGAGGAAAGAAGTTGCAAACCTTTGCAGTGAGATCCGGCCGCACGCGCTCGCCTTGGTTACTTCTTTCGGCATCCCTGATGCTTTTCTAAGCCCTATTGCCTTCGACTGGGTTGCAGCGAATTCTTGGTCGGCGTCTCAAGACTAGGTTAGACCTGCGATTCACTTCCTCTGCGATGCTTATTGTTCGAATCGAGACTATATATATCTGTAAAACTATCCATGAGACTGAATAAAAGGAGTGTTGAAGTGTTCGaagattttattttcttaactCTCGTAATCAAAGGACTCACAAGGAAAAATTATCCATTTATTTGAAACTAAATACTAAAACTCAGAAAAGTTTTGCTTGTTGTTATAGTTACTAGAGCCCTACACAAAATTCTTTATACGATGCCTCGAACTGGTCAGCTTATCTCGAGACTGCAAAATCGGGAAAGATAAAACTTTATACATAAAAGGGCATAGCAGAAACATTGCATTCAGACTTACTTCGCTTAAACCATATCTCAAGGCGATCGAGCATCTTTTGGCTTGTCATCAGTTTCTTTCGCGTGCCTCAAGTTGAAAACGCTACTCATGCCTCGTTCTTTTACAAGCTGCTCGACTTCTAACATTCTACGCTTCAGCTGCTCGAGCTCTTTGACTAGCTCTTCATCTTGTTGCCTCAAAACCTGGCGTGTTAGACGAAAATCAGTAAATGTTCCACAAAATAAACGATGGTTGTAAAGATAGGTTGCAATTTTCTACATCATCCCAACTGAAGTAAAGCATTGCACAGTTCGCTCAAATTAGTATAGAAAGCTAATAAATAAGCTCCAGCATCTTCAACTCTTGCATGTTTGCGCACAGAAAATTGAAGGAGATTATCGAGACAAACCTCTAATTCCTGCTTGCGCATTTCCTCTTTTCTAGCTTCTGACCTGGAACTTCGTTGCACCTCAAAAATTAGAGCAACGCCTGCAACCTAATACGAACCAATACAAGACTCCCATTACCGGTTCGGATATTTGAGAGGGAGGCAATGGTAATAGAGCTACAAACATATTAAGACATTCATATGCAAGATACACAAACACAGATCCTATTAATTACTTAGCCTAATTTCACTCAAAATTCTTTTGAGATACCGTGAACACGAAAAACTCGCCCACAAGGTCTGCAGCAGCTTGAACAGCTTTTTCTTCATTTAGAGGACGAATTTCGACATCTGTTGCACGCCCATATATACGCCTTTGCAAAGTTGTGGTGAAGCGATGGTTAGCCTGTTAAACCAATCCATCCTTTAGAATTTAAGAATCATACTATgataataagaaataagaggCATTAGCACCATCTACAGTGTTTGAAAAGTCGGAGCTAGTAGGCTTTAAAACTTATAAAAGAATGTTTCGTACTTTTCTAGCATTATTCACAATCAAGCACTAGAAGAATTTGGATCACAATGAATAACCATGAAACAAAAGCGATGAGCTCTACATATGATTCTGATGATAACAGTTCTGACTGGTATAGGAATGTGATGAATGTCTAATACTGAGGATGGTAAAGTCAAAAACAAAAGTATAAGCAATTCCTTAACAAAAGTTCCACACATGATATGAACCATCTTTGAAAATTCGAACTACACAATCACAGCTTAATATTGCAGAGACATGTGTGGTAATTTTCTACCTGTGCATTGTAATGACATTCTAATATCATAGATTAAGGATATGTTTTAGAATCTCTGCCTTGAAACTTAAGATGTTCCTTAACTTTGAACGCTGTATAAACTGTAATTGCAAGGAATCCTCGTATATGAGCAAAGAATCCAATGACATCACATCTCAAGAATCGAGTACTGTTTGCAAGAATGGTACGAGGGGTTGAAGTAGGAGATGGATCAAAAAACAGCAACAACAATTTAGAGGGGAAAATATCAGTACCCGTGAAGGCTTCTAACACCCCCACTGATCGGGACCTAATCCCACCAAACACACATCTGCTTCGCAATATTCAGTATCAAAATTCCAACTAgaagaaatatatatttaattcataGTGGTAAAACAAAAGGAAAGTTTATACTAGCAACGACATTAACTTCCCGATGTTTCAAAACCAGGTTACACAGTTCATCCCTTCCTGTCTATGAAAATTGCCTCATTCCCTTTGAAACACCATAAGCAACAAACTGTATATGCTACCTTACTAGGTTATGCTAAACATCAATGTAAATTCGACATGAAAAACAGAACATCAGCCGTCATATGGAGAAGAAGCATTCATGGATAAGATTAGTCAAGCAAATAAGACCAGTgatgaaaaaattgatgcatAACTGTTGATCAATCCACTCAATCCAAATCCAAGACCATTTAGATCAATGTGGTGAGATAAATAGTAAACTGGTTCATACTATTCTAAATTTGTTCCATCACGCAAGATCACCCACAGCTGAGATAAGCTATGAATTGGACGCATTATCCCCAGAAAAACAAAAATCCAAACATGAATTGGCCAAACATTCCATCTAAACAACATTTTTCAAATAAGGATCATCAAAATTTCTTAAACCTAATCAATTCTAGTTCTCTACTCGAGCAATCGATTCCTTCCTCTAACAGAACTGAATTATGAAACAAATCCCTAAATTCAACTCAACGGTAGCATCATAGTCCACAAGCCCTAAACAAAATCACGTGTTTCGTAGCGTCGTCGTAAAATGTTAAACCTGAGCAATGTTGATGATGGATTGCCGGAATCTGGGGTGCAATCCGGCCTCTTTCTTTATGCGATTTCCGATGGGTTTGCAGAGTGTTTTCAGCGC harbors:
- the LOC131009183 gene encoding OPA3-like protein; protein product: MILPVFKLGTLALKTLCKPIGNRIKKEAGLHPRFRQSIINIAQANHRFTTTLQRRIYGRATDVEIRPLNEEKAVQAAADLVGEFFVFTVAGVALIFEVQRSSRSEARKEEMRKQELEVLRQQDEELVKELEQLKRRMLEVEQLVKERGMSSVFNLRHAKETDDKPKDARSP
- the LOC131009182 gene encoding acyl-coenzyme A oxidase 3, peroxisomal-like, whose translation is MEKANFRTQILTRHLQNHGVAAASGAVSRSPCLSYAPPEASERPPSFDVSSMRKLMDGHNLGERDWLFSLMLKSKLFNPKSRGGRVFVAPDYNQSMEQQREMTMKRIQYLLDHGVFEGWMTAKGFEAEMRKLALLEVIEIFDHSLAIKIGVHFFLWGGAIQFFGTKRHHEKWLRATETYLMKGCFAMTELGHGSNVRGIETITTYDPSTEEFVINTPCESAQKYWIGGAANHATHTVVFSQLNIEGKNEGVHAFITQIRDADGNVCPNIRIADCGHKIGLNGVDNGRIWFDNVRIPRESILNSVADVSSDGKYLSAIKDPDQRFGAFMAPLTSGRVTIAVSAIYMAKMSLAIAIRYSLTRRAFSVTPDGAEVLLLDYPSHQRRLLPLLAKTYAMSFAGNYLKLLYVRRTPQLIKTLHVVSSGFKAALTWHNMRTLQECREACGGQGLKTENRIGQLKGEYDVQSTFEGDNNVLMQQVSKALLAEYVATKRKNIPFKELGLEHMNKSCPTIPSQLSASTVHSSQFQNDIFCLRERDLLNRFAAEVSRYQAQGESKESAFIASYQLAEDLGRAFTDRAILQTFMEAENSVTDASLKNVLSLMRSMYVMVTLDEDPAFLRYGYLTTENAATVRKEVANLCSEIRPHALALVTSFGIPDAFLSPIAFDWVAANSWSASQD